One window of Ardenticatena maritima genomic DNA carries:
- the rpmG gene encoding 50S ribosomal protein L33 — translation MAKKAIRTVITLACTECKERNYTTEKNRRNDPQRLELKKYCPRCRRHTLHREAK, via the coding sequence ATGGCGAAGAAAGCAATTCGGACGGTGATTACGCTTGCCTGCACTGAATGCAAGGAACGCAACTACACGACTGAAAAGAATCGTCGGAATGACCCGCAGCGCTTGGAGTTGAAGAAGTACTGCCCGCGTTGCCGTCGCCACACGTTGCATCGTGAAGCGAAGTAA
- the secE gene encoding preprotein translocase subunit SecE, producing the protein MAKATERTSGNAVTRYFREVRAELAKVTWPSREEAINLTMVVLAVTIALSLFLGAWDYLFSRLIAFLIQQF; encoded by the coding sequence GTGGCCAAGGCAACCGAACGCACATCCGGTAATGCAGTTACCCGCTACTTTCGTGAAGTGCGGGCAGAATTGGCAAAAGTCACATGGCCCAGCCGTGAAGAAGCCATCAACCTGACGATGGTTGTGTTGGCGGTCACAATCGCACTGAGCCTGTTCTTGGGCGCATGGGACTACCTGTTCTCGCGTCTCATTGCGTTCCTCATTCAGCAGTTCTAA
- a CDS encoding response regulator — translation MTQRVRVLLADDHPLIRTGIRTALCAEPEIELVAEASNGDEAYALALQHRPDVLLLDLNMPGLSPLEIVARLRDEVPSLNVVVLTAFDDDVYVRSLLNAGVKGYILKDEALEAVVQAIHSVVVGGTWFSETIARRLFSQSDCDAFASPAVLSEREKEILRYLLRGMSNQEIAKELGLAEQTVRNYISRIYNKLGVRSRTEAALWAWMHQFNVL, via the coding sequence GTGACGCAGCGAGTGCGAGTGTTGTTGGCTGATGATCACCCGCTGATTCGCACGGGGATTCGCACGGCATTGTGTGCTGAACCGGAGATTGAGTTGGTAGCGGAGGCGTCCAATGGGGACGAAGCCTATGCGCTGGCGCTCCAGCACCGCCCCGACGTGCTCTTGTTGGATTTGAACATGCCGGGGCTTTCACCATTGGAGATTGTCGCCCGTCTGCGCGATGAAGTGCCCTCTTTGAACGTTGTGGTGTTGACGGCGTTCGATGATGATGTGTATGTGCGTTCGCTCCTCAATGCGGGCGTCAAGGGCTATATTTTGAAGGATGAAGCCCTTGAGGCGGTCGTCCAGGCGATTCATAGTGTCGTGGTAGGGGGGACGTGGTTTAGCGAAACGATTGCGCGGCGCTTGTTTTCACAGAGTGATTGCGATGCGTTTGCCTCGCCGGCGGTTTTGTCGGAACGGGAGAAAGAGATTTTGCGTTATCTTCTGCGTGGTATGAGCAATCAGGAGATTGCGAAGGAATTGGGGCTTGCGGAACAGACAGTGCGCAATTACATTAGCCGAATTTATAACAAATTGGGCGTGCGTTCGCGCACAGAAGCCGCGCTCTGGGCGTGGATGCACCAGTTCAATGTGTTGTGA
- a CDS encoding UvrD-helicase domain-containing protein, which yields MNTSLTLTPEQHRAVHTDGQDILVQAGAGSGKTRVLVERYIRLLREGHTVYDLVAITFTEKAAREMRDRVRRALEELRRQEPHNPRWRDLYLQLADARIGTIHAFCARLLREYAAEAELDPDFEILDEIDSDIVLEEVVENAAIALAETDHETAFTLFDIYDPFQVQRTLKTLLRQPDTLDALQRTAETLPPDDLPADVLRRLDTHPDYTKLKTALANLRQALDLGPPDDKLYNKVRELVEHAEAAETALADTDLDALITALRGCATLKFGNYGKKEAWQQAGLDKNDVRHSMQMLKDAAEALCETLLAAEEARLLRAWARAARLARDMFTAEKRTRPALDFDDLEIEAARLLTKPDVADDVRAHIAHILVDEFQDTNTRQLAIVQALRGAPNQGRLFVVGDAKQSIYAFRNADVRAFLALADEITTHGGLTIELNRSFRTHKALVERFNALFAPLFDDENAEQVPFQPLDAHRPTPAAGKPPFVRCIAFDKPHSTDITTVRRQEAETIAARIARIVREAWPVGREPHPATYGDIAILFRATSDIALYEDALKNAGIPFLTIAGRGFFDRREVRDLLSLLRAVEDPHDAFAMLAALRSPLFGVSDAALFHLRLDEQGQPRAPFALLSDEDAFAALLERLTASDRDHLRHARDVLMRLRHLSGRVTLFELIREALDATDYLATLSLLPDGERQRSNVEKLVAFVRTRRLTSLRRFNRTIEDLNTRDVREGEAVLEAENAVRLMTIHAAKGLEFPIVFLADAGRSTSPRYPQVVSDGEQAGVAWTHPLTGEKLEGPRFQAIQERLKQREEAESMRLLYVALTRAEEYVFITGHTKGWVKKVWDLLDETEKELVEVTSA from the coding sequence ATGAACACCTCGCTCACGCTGACCCCCGAACAACACCGCGCCGTACACACCGACGGGCAAGACATCCTCGTCCAGGCGGGCGCCGGCTCAGGCAAAACGCGCGTGCTCGTCGAGCGCTACATCCGCCTCTTGCGCGAGGGGCACACCGTGTACGACCTTGTTGCCATTACCTTCACCGAAAAAGCCGCCCGCGAAATGCGCGACCGTGTGCGGCGCGCACTGGAAGAACTGCGCCGTCAAGAACCGCACAACCCGCGCTGGCGCGACCTCTACTTGCAACTCGCCGATGCTCGCATTGGCACCATTCACGCCTTTTGCGCGCGCCTCTTGCGTGAATACGCCGCCGAAGCCGAACTTGACCCCGACTTTGAAATTTTGGACGAAATTGATAGCGACATTGTGCTGGAAGAAGTGGTTGAAAACGCCGCCATCGCGCTGGCTGAAACCGACCACGAGACGGCTTTCACGCTTTTCGACATCTACGACCCCTTCCAGGTGCAACGCACACTCAAAACCCTGTTGCGCCAACCCGACACGTTGGACGCACTGCAACGCACAGCCGAAACGTTGCCCCCGGATGATTTGCCGGCTGACGTCCTTCGCCGACTGGATACACACCCTGACTACACGAAACTGAAAACCGCGCTCGCCAACCTGCGGCAAGCACTCGACCTCGGACCGCCGGATGACAAACTCTACAACAAAGTGCGCGAACTCGTTGAACATGCCGAAGCCGCCGAAACCGCCCTTGCCGATACTGACCTGGACGCACTGATAACCGCCCTGCGCGGCTGCGCCACCCTCAAATTCGGCAACTACGGCAAGAAAGAGGCGTGGCAACAAGCCGGGCTGGACAAAAATGACGTGCGGCACAGCATGCAAATGTTGAAAGATGCGGCTGAAGCATTGTGCGAAACCCTGCTGGCGGCGGAAGAAGCGCGGCTGTTGCGCGCATGGGCGCGTGCGGCACGCCTAGCCCGCGATATGTTCACCGCCGAAAAACGCACCCGCCCCGCGCTCGACTTCGACGACCTGGAAATTGAAGCCGCACGCCTGCTGACCAAACCCGACGTTGCCGATGACGTGCGCGCGCACATCGCCCACATTCTTGTGGATGAGTTTCAGGATACGAACACGCGCCAACTCGCGATTGTGCAAGCCTTGCGGGGCGCACCCAACCAGGGGCGGCTCTTTGTGGTGGGCGACGCCAAGCAAAGTATCTACGCCTTTCGCAACGCCGACGTGCGCGCCTTCCTTGCTCTCGCCGACGAAATCACCACACATGGCGGGCTAACCATTGAACTCAACCGCTCGTTTCGCACCCACAAAGCACTGGTCGAACGCTTCAACGCGCTCTTTGCGCCACTGTTCGACGATGAGAACGCCGAGCAAGTCCCCTTCCAGCCACTCGACGCCCACCGCCCCACACCCGCCGCGGGCAAGCCGCCCTTTGTGCGCTGCATTGCCTTTGACAAACCGCATAGCACCGACATCACCACCGTGCGCCGCCAGGAAGCCGAGACCATTGCGGCACGGATTGCGCGCATTGTGCGGGAAGCGTGGCCCGTCGGGCGCGAGCCGCACCCGGCCACCTATGGCGACATTGCTATCCTCTTCCGCGCCACCAGCGACATCGCGCTCTACGAAGATGCGCTCAAAAACGCGGGCATTCCCTTCCTCACCATTGCCGGGCGCGGCTTTTTCGACCGCCGCGAAGTGCGCGACCTGCTCAGCCTGCTGCGCGCTGTGGAAGACCCGCACGATGCGTTTGCCATGCTGGCGGCACTCCGCTCGCCGCTGTTCGGCGTGAGCGACGCCGCGCTCTTCCACCTCCGCCTTGATGAACAGGGGCAACCACGCGCACCCTTTGCCCTGCTCAGCGATGAAGACGCTTTTGCCGCGCTGCTTGAACGCCTGACAGCCTCCGACCGTGACCATCTGCGCCATGCCCGCGACGTTCTCATGCGCCTGCGCCATCTCAGCGGGCGCGTCACGCTCTTTGAACTCATCCGCGAAGCACTGGACGCCACCGATTACCTCGCCACGCTGAGCCTCTTGCCCGACGGCGAACGGCAACGCAGCAATGTGGAAAAATTGGTGGCGTTTGTGCGCACACGCCGCCTCACCTCCCTCCGACGGTTCAACCGCACAATCGAAGACCTGAACACGCGCGACGTGCGCGAAGGCGAAGCCGTGCTCGAAGCCGAAAACGCCGTCCGCCTGATGACCATCCACGCCGCCAAAGGGCTTGAATTCCCCATCGTCTTCCTCGCCGATGCCGGACGAAGCACGAGCCCACGCTACCCCCAGGTTGTCAGCGACGGCGAGCAAGCCGGCGTAGCCTGGACTCACCCACTCACGGGTGAGAAACTCGAAGGACCACGCTTCCAAGCCATTCAAGAACGGCTCAAACAGCGCGAAGAGGCAGAAAGCATGCGCCTGCTCTACGTGGCGCTCACCCGCGCCGAAGAGTACGTGTTCATCACAGGGCACACAAAGGGATGGGTGAAAAAAGTGTGGGATTTGCTCGACGAAACGGAGAAAGAATTGGTAGAAGTCACAAGCGCCTAA
- the rplK gene encoding 50S ribosomal protein L11 translates to MAKKVKAIIKLQLPAGKANPAPPVGPALGQHGVNIMAFCKEYNARTQAQMGQIIPVEITVYTDGSFTFITKTPPAADLLRKAAGVEKGSGEPNRNKVGKVTREQVRQIAETKMKDLNANDIEAAMRMIEGTARSMGIEVVD, encoded by the coding sequence ATGGCTAAAAAAGTCAAAGCAATCATCAAGTTGCAGTTGCCGGCCGGTAAGGCCAACCCTGCGCCCCCCGTTGGTCCTGCGTTGGGTCAGCACGGCGTCAACATCATGGCGTTCTGCAAGGAGTACAACGCCCGCACGCAGGCGCAAATGGGGCAAATTATCCCCGTCGAAATTACGGTGTACACCGACGGGTCGTTCACGTTTATCACCAAGACGCCGCCTGCCGCCGACCTGCTGCGCAAAGCCGCAGGTGTGGAAAAAGGGAGCGGCGAACCCAACCGCAACAAGGTTGGGAAGGTGACGCGCGAACAAGTGCGCCAAATCGCGGAAACGAAGATGAAAGACCTCAACGCGAACGACATCGAAGCCGCTATGCGCATGATTGAAGGGACCGCCCGCAGTATGGGCATCGAAGTGGTTGACTAA
- a CDS encoding PD-(D/E)XK nuclease family protein, which yields MTPTPLTLLIAPSGHGKTSMLVERLHAATSPAWVLLPTPLAVEIWHAHIDCSNLQVLTFGQFARRFADMLPDSPTFIDIATQYMLVRRTVRRLADQNALGLFAPIADTGGFIRTLTAFLEEWTHTAQPIPDHIEHERLRLLFNAYRAYQTILHEHNLADQHTLLRVVLNALEEDRFSPGIPALVVDGFADLSPLHCRLLAALARHGTPVTVALTDNSPRTVDIPFQRTRERLRRFCAEAGVPVEEHPLATPPPTRPAGLAHIQASLFEPAAPPFPPTHHADAQHTLHLVEAADIEGEIRAVLRHVRRWLDSGTPAHHILLVAPNLDETAPLLTSISHEYNIPLALAREEPLAANPLISHIITLLDIPRRNFRREDLLDAWHSPFFQWAWPDTDATHMLERLSAEEIVVRGRDTWLDMLTPLPEQVFPAEDEQDDESGRLRLDLSRSAPDVLETLRTRLAAFFQRLTPPKSATFPEYVDWLRTLLDDAHIPEALQAETSLHSERHRVAWETFQHQLDSLAKGATLADLGTLTWHTFVSMLRATLNGVRYFYRSHAPHDAVLATDTTLARAVQRPVLCLLRLNESVWPSPTPPDPLLRRHERQHLHENGIPLRQPDPAAEVALFYELIAHAQQLLLSRTRFDDNGTIWPPSPFWTAITDLLPDDLRQACTETIRRGAPPTADTAIAPAEQVLATVLGEMEEAPATLAERIARVQQNAHIEQQRLSGEGGVYDGCLPNEPPFRDVLARLAAQTWSASAFRDYALSPVRYFARRVLRLREPETLREGIHRRHYGQLIHALLEQTFAQMSAPLTAETLPQVLAQLETIADELFATAPERFGFRPDPLWEWEKISIHRMVRRLLHWEATQSDWPLTTPFKQEQEITFDLPLGECTIRVTGFIDRIDRDESGRLHLFDYKTGSKPINPDEIIKGRHVQLPIYWWGAEHAFQTPVASARFIHVRTCKTSGNLERETFAEHDAAIREKLADVVRHVQAGVFPAVPTQPEKNGRCAGFCTFINFCRCGSRRVVQPTEENQTP from the coding sequence ATGACACCAACACCACTCACGCTGTTGATAGCACCCAGCGGGCACGGCAAAACCAGTATGCTTGTTGAACGTCTCCACGCCGCCACGTCCCCGGCGTGGGTTCTTCTGCCGACCCCGCTGGCTGTGGAAATCTGGCATGCGCACATTGACTGCTCGAACCTTCAGGTACTCACCTTTGGGCAATTTGCACGCCGATTCGCCGATATGCTCCCCGACAGCCCAACCTTTATTGACATTGCCACGCAATACATGCTCGTGCGTCGCACAGTCCGCCGCCTTGCCGACCAAAACGCCTTGGGGCTGTTTGCCCCTATCGCCGACACGGGCGGCTTTATCCGCACCCTGACGGCTTTCCTTGAAGAGTGGACACACACCGCCCAGCCCATTCCCGACCACATCGAACATGAGCGCCTGCGCCTGCTTTTCAACGCCTACCGCGCCTACCAAACCATCTTGCACGAACACAACCTTGCCGACCAGCATACCCTGCTCCGCGTGGTTCTCAATGCGCTGGAAGAAGACCGCTTCTCGCCCGGTATTCCCGCGCTGGTGGTGGACGGTTTTGCCGACCTTTCCCCACTGCACTGCCGCCTGCTCGCTGCGCTCGCCCGCCACGGCACGCCCGTCACCGTTGCGTTGACCGATAACAGCCCGCGCACCGTGGACATCCCCTTCCAGCGCACACGCGAACGCTTGCGCCGCTTCTGCGCCGAAGCCGGCGTCCCTGTTGAAGAACACCCGCTGGCAACGCCACCGCCCACACGCCCAGCCGGCCTGGCACACATTCAGGCGTCGCTTTTTGAACCCGCTGCGCCCCCCTTTCCCCCGACACACCACGCCGACGCCCAACACACCCTGCACCTTGTCGAAGCCGCCGACATTGAAGGCGAAATCCGCGCTGTGTTGCGCCATGTGCGCCGCTGGCTTGATTCGGGCACACCTGCGCACCACATTCTGCTTGTCGCGCCCAACCTGGATGAAACCGCCCCCCTGCTCACAAGCATCAGCCACGAGTACAATATTCCGTTGGCGCTGGCGCGTGAAGAACCGCTTGCCGCCAACCCGCTCATCAGCCACATCATTACCCTGCTCGACATTCCACGGCGCAACTTCCGCCGCGAAGACCTGCTGGACGCCTGGCATAGCCCCTTCTTTCAATGGGCATGGCCCGACACCGACGCCACCCACATGCTGGAACGCCTCTCTGCCGAAGAAATTGTTGTGCGTGGACGCGATACCTGGCTCGACATGCTCACCCCGCTGCCTGAACAGGTTTTCCCGGCAGAAGACGAGCAGGACGATGAGAGCGGGCGCTTGCGCCTCGACCTCTCACGCAGCGCGCCCGACGTCTTGGAGACCTTGCGCACACGACTGGCCGCCTTCTTCCAGCGGCTTACACCGCCCAAAAGCGCTACGTTTCCCGAATACGTGGATTGGTTGCGGACGCTTCTCGACGACGCCCACATCCCCGAAGCGTTGCAAGCCGAAACCAGCCTGCACAGCGAACGCCACCGCGTCGCCTGGGAAACCTTCCAGCACCAACTCGATTCGCTTGCGAAAGGCGCCACGCTCGCCGACCTTGGCACGCTCACCTGGCATACTTTTGTGAGCATGTTGCGCGCCACGCTCAACGGCGTGCGCTACTTCTACCGTTCACACGCCCCGCATGACGCCGTTCTCGCCACCGATACCACACTCGCGCGCGCCGTCCAGCGCCCAGTGCTCTGCCTACTGCGGCTGAACGAAAGCGTCTGGCCGTCGCCCACCCCGCCCGACCCTTTGTTGCGTCGTCATGAGCGCCAACACTTGCACGAAAACGGCATTCCCCTGCGCCAACCCGACCCCGCCGCCGAGGTCGCCTTGTTCTACGAACTCATCGCCCACGCCCAGCAACTTCTGCTGAGCCGCACCCGCTTTGACGACAACGGGACGATCTGGCCGCCTTCGCCCTTCTGGACCGCCATCACGGACCTGCTTCCCGACGACCTGCGGCAAGCGTGCACAGAAACCATTCGGCGGGGCGCGCCGCCGACCGCCGACACCGCTATCGCCCCGGCGGAACAGGTGCTTGCCACCGTGCTTGGCGAAATGGAAGAAGCGCCCGCCACGCTCGCCGAGCGTATCGCCCGTGTTCAGCAAAACGCCCACATTGAACAACAGCGGCTCAGCGGAGAAGGCGGCGTTTACGACGGCTGCCTTCCCAACGAGCCCCCCTTCCGCGATGTACTCGCCCGTCTCGCCGCGCAAACGTGGAGCGCCAGCGCCTTTCGCGACTATGCGCTCAGCCCCGTGCGCTACTTTGCCCGCCGCGTTCTCCGCCTGCGTGAGCCGGAAACCTTGCGCGAAGGTATCCACCGCCGCCACTACGGGCAACTCATTCACGCCTTGCTCGAACAGACCTTCGCGCAGATGAGCGCGCCGCTTACCGCCGAGACGCTGCCTCAAGTTCTGGCGCAACTTGAGACGATAGCCGACGAACTCTTCGCCACTGCGCCTGAGCGGTTCGGTTTTCGCCCCGACCCGCTTTGGGAATGGGAAAAAATCAGCATTCACCGCATGGTGCGTCGCCTGCTTCATTGGGAAGCCACACAGAGCGATTGGCCACTCACAACGCCCTTCAAACAGGAGCAAGAAATCACTTTCGACCTGCCATTGGGCGAGTGTACCATTCGCGTCACCGGTTTCATTGACCGTATTGACCGGGACGAATCCGGTCGCCTGCACCTCTTCGACTACAAAACAGGCTCCAAACCCATCAACCCGGATGAAATCATCAAGGGGCGGCATGTCCAACTGCCCATCTACTGGTGGGGCGCCGAGCACGCTTTTCAAACCCCCGTCGCCTCGGCGCGTTTCATCCACGTGCGCACGTGCAAAACCAGCGGCAACCTGGAGCGCGAGACCTTCGCCGAGCATGACGCCGCTATCCGTGAAAAGTTGGCGGACGTGGTGCGTCATGTGCAAGCGGGCGTGTTCCCCGCTGTTCCCACTCAGCCGGAAAAAAACGGCCGCTGTGCCGGCTTCTGCACGTTTATCAACTTTTGCCGCTGTGGAAGCCGCCGCGTGGTGCAACCAACAGAGGAGAACCAGACGCCATGA
- the nusG gene encoding transcription termination/antitermination protein NusG, which yields MEKLEAQQEPEQEHDEVQDEAPESEETPDDGRAWYVIHTYSGYENKVKKNLEQRIKAMGMQDRIFQVIVPTEEQVELKGGQRRTVQRRIFPGYVLVQMILDDESWSVVRNTPDVSGFVGMGNRPTPLAEEEVQRILERMETKSPTFKINFREGDPVQIVDGPFKDFHGTVDYIDRERGKVRVLVNFFGRETPIELDFLQVERT from the coding sequence TTGGAAAAATTGGAAGCGCAACAAGAGCCCGAACAGGAACATGACGAGGTTCAAGACGAAGCGCCAGAGTCGGAGGAAACTCCCGACGATGGTCGCGCCTGGTATGTCATTCACACCTATTCGGGCTACGAAAACAAGGTCAAAAAGAACCTCGAACAGCGCATCAAAGCCATGGGGATGCAAGACCGCATCTTCCAGGTGATTGTTCCCACCGAAGAACAGGTGGAACTCAAAGGCGGTCAGCGTCGCACGGTGCAACGCCGCATTTTCCCCGGCTATGTATTGGTGCAAATGATTCTGGACGATGAGTCCTGGTCAGTCGTGCGCAATACACCCGATGTGAGCGGCTTTGTTGGCATGGGCAACCGCCCCACGCCGCTTGCAGAGGAAGAAGTCCAGCGCATCTTGGAGCGCATGGAAACCAAATCGCCCACGTTCAAAATCAATTTCCGCGAGGGCGATCCGGTTCAGATTGTGGATGGACCGTTCAAGGATTTCCACGGAACGGTGGATTACATCGACCGCGAACGCGGCAAAGTGCGCGTTCTGGTCAATTTCTTTGGTCGCGAAACCCCTATCGAGCTCGACTTTTTGCAAGTTGAGCGCACATAG
- the rplL gene encoding 50S ribosomal protein L7/L12 produces the protein MADLDAIIKMLDELTLMEAAELAKRLEEHWGVTAAAAVAVAAAPGAAGGEAAAAEEKTEFDVVLTDAGANRIQVIKVVRELTGLGLREAKEAVENVPSKIKEGVSKEEAEEAKKKLEEAGAKVEIK, from the coding sequence ATGGCTGATTTGGATGCCATCATCAAAATGCTGGACGAACTCACGCTGATGGAAGCCGCCGAACTGGCGAAGCGCCTGGAAGAACACTGGGGTGTGACGGCTGCGGCTGCCGTGGCCGTGGCGGCTGCGCCCGGTGCTGCCGGTGGTGAAGCCGCTGCTGCGGAAGAAAAGACCGAATTCGATGTCGTGTTGACCGATGCCGGCGCGAACCGCATCCAGGTCATCAAGGTTGTGCGCGAACTGACCGGCCTGGGTCTGCGCGAAGCGAAGGAAGCCGTGGAAAACGTGCCCTCGAAGATCAAGGAAGGCGTTTCCAAGGAAGAAGCCGAAGAAGCCAAGAAGAAGCTGGAAGAAGCCGGCGCCAAGGTCGAAATCAAGTAA
- a CDS encoding EF-Tu C-terminal domain-related protein: protein PGDNVNMTVELIAPVALEEGSRFAIREGGRTVGAGVITKILE, encoded by the coding sequence CCGGGCGACAACGTGAACATGACCGTGGAACTGATTGCGCCGGTGGCGTTGGAAGAAGGGTCGCGCTTCGCTATCCGCGAAGGTGGCCGCACCGTCGGCGCCGGTGTCATCACCAAGATTCTCGAATGA
- the rplJ gene encoding 50S ribosomal protein L10, giving the protein MPITRAKKEALVADLTERSQRAQAIIFTEYRGLTVAEMTDFRRQLREKAPGSVYMVAKNTLLRLALSQAGLPVPEELLTGPTAVLFAEEDPAAAAKTLLAFAKDHELLKVKGGIVTGQIVDEAGIEALSKLPSREELLATLIATIQAPAQKLVMLLQAPQRDLILTLKAYAEQGAE; this is encoded by the coding sequence TTGCCTATCACACGCGCGAAAAAAGAAGCACTGGTTGCTGACCTGACGGAACGCAGCCAGCGGGCGCAGGCCATCATCTTCACAGAGTATCGTGGTTTGACGGTGGCCGAAATGACCGATTTCCGCCGCCAGTTGCGTGAAAAAGCGCCTGGCTCGGTCTACATGGTCGCCAAGAACACGCTCTTGCGGTTGGCGTTGTCGCAAGCCGGTCTTCCCGTGCCGGAAGAGCTGCTGACCGGTCCGACGGCAGTGCTCTTCGCCGAAGAAGACCCGGCCGCCGCCGCCAAGACGCTGTTGGCGTTCGCCAAAGACCACGAACTCTTGAAGGTGAAAGGTGGTATCGTCACCGGCCAAATCGTGGACGAAGCAGGTATCGAGGCGCTCTCGAAACTGCCGTCCCGCGAGGAGCTGCTGGCGACGCTCATTGCCACCATTCAGGCACCCGCCCAAAAGTTGGTTATGCTCCTGCAAGCGCCGCAGCGTGATCTCATCCTCACGCTCAAAGCGTATGCGGAGCAAGGGGCTGAATAA
- the rplA gene encoding 50S ribosomal protein L1: MPKHGKKYLEAAKKIDRTREYSPREALELVKETAYANFDETVELHIRTNLDPRKADQQIRGTVVLPHGTGKQVRVLVFAEGDAAKAAEEAGADYVGGEDLAQKIQQGWTDFDVAIATPDMMRIVGRLGRILGPRGLMPSPKAGTVVPPEDLPRVIKEAKAGRIEYRLDKTANIHVPIGKVSFSVDQLLENMAAVMEAIVNNRPAGAKGQMIRRVAVTSTMGPGVRVSVAEASQLRTS, translated from the coding sequence ATGCCGAAGCACGGAAAGAAGTATCTCGAAGCCGCAAAGAAGATTGACCGTACGCGTGAATACTCGCCGCGCGAAGCACTGGAACTCGTCAAAGAAACGGCGTATGCCAACTTTGATGAAACGGTAGAATTGCATATCCGCACCAACCTCGACCCGCGCAAAGCCGACCAGCAAATCCGTGGCACGGTGGTTTTGCCGCACGGGACGGGGAAGCAAGTGCGTGTGCTCGTCTTCGCCGAGGGCGACGCCGCCAAAGCGGCGGAAGAAGCCGGCGCTGATTATGTCGGCGGTGAAGACCTGGCGCAAAAGATTCAGCAAGGGTGGACCGATTTTGATGTTGCTATTGCCACCCCGGACATGATGCGCATTGTGGGTCGCCTTGGTCGTATCCTTGGTCCACGCGGCCTGATGCCCAGCCCCAAGGCCGGCACGGTCGTGCCACCCGAAGACTTGCCGCGTGTCATCAAAGAAGCCAAGGCGGGCCGTATCGAGTACCGCCTGGACAAAACGGCGAACATTCACGTGCCCATTGGAAAAGTCAGCTTCTCGGTGGATCAACTGCTTGAAAACATGGCAGCCGTTATGGAAGCCATTGTGAACAATCGCCCCGCAGGTGCAAAAGGGCAGATGATCCGCCGTGTTGCCGTGACCTCTACGATGGGGCCTGGTGTGCGCGTCTCCGTCGCCGAAGCATCACAGTTGCGCACATCCTAA